A single genomic interval of Aureliella helgolandensis harbors:
- a CDS encoding DUF1501 domain-containing protein — MLHQAAEGAGAVKVLHHPPKARRVVQLFMAGGASHMDLWDHKPMLEKHHGEEADFGEPVEAFQDGLGPWMKSPFAFAPYGQAGKMLSEVVQPLGACVDDIAFIHNMVSTTGVHSQATYLQATGFQLPGFPGMGSWVSYGLGAITDNLPTFVVLPDHRGFASNGPKNWASAFLPASAQGTAIFPQRENAIEDLQARADFVTEQGDRAGLSLLKRLNSQYSAQRAEDSRLDARIRSYELAARLQLSAPEALDLSQEPAHVMKMYGLDRLGATYPSEINPAEEAEYFGRKCLIARRLLERGVRFVQVWSGNDNSFPRRNWDSHEDIARDHGPLARGMAVGAAALLKDLKQSGMLDDTIVLWTTEFGRMPSTQGSTGRDHNPFVFTNWLSGGGIQGGISHGASDVWGYKPLDRDNPTQVYDIHATILHLLGIDHRRLTVRNNGIDRRLTDVHGHVIHQILA; from the coding sequence ATGTTGCATCAAGCCGCTGAGGGGGCAGGTGCAGTCAAAGTACTTCATCACCCCCCTAAAGCTCGGCGAGTCGTGCAGCTGTTTATGGCGGGTGGCGCAAGTCACATGGACTTGTGGGATCACAAGCCGATGCTCGAGAAACACCATGGCGAAGAAGCCGATTTTGGTGAGCCGGTGGAAGCCTTCCAAGACGGCTTAGGACCTTGGATGAAGTCCCCGTTTGCCTTCGCCCCCTATGGGCAAGCGGGGAAGATGCTGAGCGAAGTCGTGCAACCGCTGGGAGCTTGCGTAGACGACATCGCCTTCATTCACAATATGGTCAGTACGACTGGGGTCCATTCCCAGGCAACGTACTTGCAGGCCACCGGATTTCAGTTGCCGGGGTTCCCCGGTATGGGCTCCTGGGTAAGTTACGGGCTTGGAGCGATTACCGACAACTTGCCGACGTTCGTCGTCTTGCCTGATCATCGTGGGTTTGCCAGCAATGGTCCGAAGAACTGGGCGTCGGCGTTCCTGCCTGCCAGCGCGCAGGGGACAGCTATTTTTCCGCAGCGTGAAAACGCCATCGAAGATCTGCAGGCGCGGGCCGATTTCGTGACCGAACAAGGCGACCGGGCTGGCTTGTCCTTGCTCAAACGCCTTAACTCGCAATATTCGGCTCAACGCGCCGAGGATTCACGACTGGACGCACGCATCCGCTCCTACGAACTGGCGGCCCGGCTGCAATTGAGTGCTCCCGAGGCGCTCGACCTCTCCCAGGAACCGGCGCATGTCATGAAAATGTACGGACTCGACCGCCTGGGTGCCACTTACCCCTCCGAGATCAATCCAGCCGAAGAGGCCGAGTACTTTGGACGCAAGTGTTTGATCGCGCGGCGTCTGCTGGAACGTGGCGTGCGGTTTGTACAGGTCTGGTCGGGGAACGACAATAGCTTCCCCCGCCGCAATTGGGATAGCCATGAAGACATCGCTCGCGATCACGGGCCGCTAGCGCGGGGTATGGCTGTGGGGGCAGCAGCCTTATTGAAAGACCTCAAGCAATCGGGAATGTTGGACGACACGATCGTGCTGTGGACCACCGAGTTCGGACGGATGCCCAGTACTCAAGGATCCACGGGGCGTGACCACAATCCATTCGTGTTTACCAATTGGCTAAGTGGTGGTGGGATCCAGGGAGGTATCAGCCATGGAGCCTCTGATGTCTGGGGATACAAGCCCCTTGATCGAGATAATCCGACGCAAGTGTACGATATTCATGCAACGATTCTGCACTTGCTGGGAATTGACCACCGTCGATTGACCGTGCGAAACAATGGCATCGACCGCCGCCTGACCGACGTTCATGGGCATGTGATCCATCAAATCCTGGCTTAA
- a CDS encoding IS4 family transposase has protein sequence MCHHPFDSFRCRVQHARQHGDLYFAALISKETIASVFGNASAILDSARVYNTSVTLWVFLSQVMSIHHGCVSAVAKLITHRVANNQTACSAETGAYCIARDKIDEQSMQRLVTASGLAIEDSSPDHWRWLGHRVITADGATVTMADTSENQAAYPQLSSQAPGCGFPILRVVVLFALSTGVVLDMAMGRYKGKFTHEVSLFRQIDAIIEETDVFLADRAYAGWFEMARMIQRGAHVVVRKHQLRKSDFRTGIRYGKDDHSIQIDKPARPDWMSIEEYETYPDFITIREIRIRVENNGFRTREIIVHTSLSDDTEYTREDIAALFRRRWQAELHLRSLKTVMQMEHLRCKKPHRVRNEIRTHMLAYNLIRGVMSEAAVEGDVQPWHISFKSTLTTVTDMLPVLGLISNADELCTVLYRCCLQHAVGNRPDRYEPRVLKRRPKKYKLMQKPRSEYKPGEA, from the coding sequence GTGTGCCATCATCCGTTTGATTCGTTCCGCTGTCGAGTCCAACATGCGCGCCAACACGGCGATCTTTACTTCGCCGCCTTGATCTCCAAAGAGACTATCGCGTCAGTCTTTGGCAATGCAAGTGCCATTCTCGATTCGGCCAGAGTTTACAACACATCGGTCACGCTGTGGGTCTTCCTCTCGCAAGTCATGAGCATCCACCACGGCTGCGTCTCTGCGGTCGCCAAGCTGATCACCCATCGAGTCGCCAACAACCAAACTGCTTGCTCTGCCGAAACCGGTGCTTACTGCATTGCTCGAGACAAAATCGACGAGCAATCCATGCAACGTCTTGTGACGGCCAGCGGACTTGCGATTGAAGACAGCAGTCCCGACCATTGGCGATGGCTGGGGCACCGCGTGATCACCGCCGATGGTGCCACCGTCACGATGGCAGACACGTCGGAGAATCAAGCCGCCTACCCGCAACTTAGTAGTCAAGCACCCGGTTGTGGATTTCCGATCTTGCGAGTCGTTGTACTGTTCGCGTTGTCGACTGGCGTTGTGCTCGACATGGCGATGGGCCGATACAAAGGTAAGTTCACTCACGAAGTAAGTTTGTTTCGTCAGATCGACGCAATCATCGAAGAAACCGATGTTTTCCTAGCTGATCGCGCCTATGCGGGTTGGTTCGAGATGGCGAGGATGATTCAACGTGGTGCACACGTCGTTGTTCGCAAACACCAGTTGCGCAAGTCAGATTTTCGGACTGGAATTCGTTACGGCAAAGACGATCACTCCATCCAAATCGACAAGCCAGCTCGTCCCGACTGGATGAGCATTGAAGAGTACGAGACGTACCCGGACTTCATCACCATTCGCGAGATCCGTATCCGAGTTGAGAACAACGGATTTCGCACTCGCGAGATTATCGTTCACACATCGCTGTCGGACGATACGGAGTACACGAGGGAGGACATCGCGGCCCTGTTCCGTAGAAGGTGGCAAGCAGAACTTCATTTACGGAGCTTGAAAACGGTCATGCAGATGGAACACTTGCGCTGTAAAAAGCCGCATCGAGTGCGGAACGAAATTCGGACGCACATGTTGGCTTACAATTTGATTCGCGGGGTGATGTCTGAAGCGGCCGTCGAAGGCGACGTTCAACCTTGGCATATCAGTTTCAAGTCAACACTGACAACGGTGACGGATATGCTTCCGGTTCTAGGCCTAATCAGCAACGCCGATGAATTATGCACTGTGTTGTACCGCTGCTGCTTGCAACACGCAGTTGGCAATCGACCGGACCGCTACGAGCCCAGGGTGCTCAAGCGAAGACCGAAGAAATACAAGCTGATGCAAAAGCCAAGAAGCGAATACAAACCCGGGGAGGCATAG
- a CDS encoding SHOCT domain-containing protein, with amino-acid sequence MPKLSEEGTRIVQDLAQRHNLSTDAVTHMLIAVNNGNGTMAQFGHPEFGGSGQWMRGGMTMVSDLFNHQLKSRVDNLCNDLSNALANHQLIAFSGSSQSQSQGGNSAQSQASGSMGSTNSLFVPDPTTNWWPTEFGPPAAIGSQNNLRYAYFPAQRRLAVTTGGDVWVYDTMDHQIGGFGQQQGVGGSITLTSQYGTVNLSTLPVISRCGVPQQPTPDSSLNAASTPPAPDAPAPVAPSPGNSASGSSEPTAETRSSVPATNAAAPADAASRDAILETLDRLGGLKEKGYITDEEFAAKKAELLARL; translated from the coding sequence GTGCCCAAGCTTTCCGAAGAGGGAACCCGAATCGTCCAAGATCTCGCGCAGCGACATAACCTGTCCACTGATGCGGTGACTCATATGCTGATCGCAGTCAACAACGGCAACGGGACCATGGCGCAGTTCGGGCATCCCGAGTTTGGTGGATCGGGCCAATGGATGCGTGGCGGAATGACCATGGTGAGCGATCTCTTCAATCACCAACTGAAGAGTCGCGTCGACAATCTGTGCAATGACCTTTCCAACGCGCTCGCCAATCATCAGTTGATCGCATTCAGCGGCTCCTCGCAGTCGCAAAGTCAAGGCGGCAACTCCGCACAGTCGCAAGCTTCCGGATCGATGGGCTCAACCAACAGCCTGTTTGTCCCCGATCCCACCACCAATTGGTGGCCAACGGAGTTCGGGCCTCCCGCTGCGATTGGTTCGCAAAACAACCTTCGCTACGCCTACTTCCCCGCGCAACGTCGCTTGGCAGTAACCACAGGTGGCGACGTCTGGGTATACGACACGATGGATCATCAGATCGGTGGTTTTGGTCAGCAGCAAGGAGTTGGTGGCTCGATCACATTGACCAGTCAATATGGCACGGTCAATCTCTCCACACTACCCGTCATCTCACGCTGCGGCGTTCCTCAGCAACCCACGCCCGATTCGTCTCTCAACGCCGCGTCGACTCCTCCCGCACCGGATGCCCCAGCACCAGTCGCTCCCTCGCCGGGAAATTCAGCTTCAGGCAGTTCTGAACCCACTGCCGAAACGAGATCTTCGGTACCCGCGACGAACGCTGCGGCGCCCGCCGATGCAGCTAGCCGAGATGCCATTCTAGAAACGCTTGATCGATTGGGTGGTCTCAAGGAAAAAGGCTACATCACCGACGAAGAATTCGCCGCCAAGAAAGCGGAACTCTTAGCGCGGCTTTAG
- a CDS encoding metallophosphoesterase family protein, translating to MSTPHSLPRRTLLQLAGSSLLLHGSAGQTSHGAAPETLQSWKMGLIADLHYGLAPDALPRLEQFMQAVESDAPDCILQLGDFNFGVDATDCMDLWQQFPGAKYHVLGNHDMDKVTKQEIVDHWEMPNNFYSFDHRGWHFIVLDRNHLRPHPASYIDYGKANFYVDSQLRGFADPEQLDWLREDLERTSLPTVVFAHQGLGMEASLAPESASGAIESILEAAKTDSGAKVKACFCGHHHLDRYQLRGGIHYVWINSASYYWVGNAYGRMAAYTDPLYTFLTFRSDQSIEIRGSQSTWASPSPQERGFPKWSELGTEIVERRLG from the coding sequence ATGTCCACTCCACACTCGCTGCCTCGAAGAACTCTACTGCAACTTGCAGGCAGCTCCCTACTCCTGCACGGCTCAGCAGGCCAGACTTCTCATGGCGCTGCACCTGAGACACTCCAATCCTGGAAGATGGGATTAATTGCCGACCTGCACTACGGGCTCGCTCCCGACGCACTACCGCGTTTGGAGCAATTCATGCAAGCAGTGGAAAGCGATGCGCCCGATTGCATTTTGCAGCTGGGTGATTTCAATTTCGGCGTGGACGCTACGGATTGCATGGATTTATGGCAGCAATTTCCTGGCGCAAAATATCATGTTTTGGGCAACCATGACATGGACAAGGTCACGAAACAAGAGATCGTGGACCACTGGGAAATGCCTAACAACTTTTATTCGTTTGACCACCGTGGCTGGCATTTCATCGTCTTAGATCGCAATCACCTGCGGCCACACCCCGCCAGCTACATCGACTATGGGAAGGCGAATTTCTATGTCGACAGCCAGCTGCGTGGATTTGCCGATCCGGAACAACTCGACTGGCTGCGCGAAGATCTCGAACGCACCAGCCTACCGACAGTGGTTTTCGCGCATCAAGGCTTGGGAATGGAAGCGAGCCTTGCCCCCGAATCGGCCTCCGGTGCTATTGAATCGATCTTGGAAGCAGCCAAGACGGACAGCGGTGCGAAAGTGAAAGCCTGCTTCTGTGGTCATCATCACCTTGATCGCTACCAATTGCGGGGGGGCATTCACTACGTATGGATCAACAGTGCGTCCTACTATTGGGTCGGCAATGCCTATGGCCGCATGGCGGCCTATACAGACCCGCTCTATACATTCCTGACGTTCCGTTCCGATCAATCGATCGAAATCCGCGGCAGTCAATCCACATGGGCCTCCCCGTCGCCACAAGAGCGTGGTTTCCCCAAATGGAGCGAATTGGGGACGGAAATCGTCGAACGTCGACTCGGCTGA